One window of Camelina sativa cultivar DH55 chromosome 4, Cs, whole genome shotgun sequence genomic DNA carries:
- the LOC104779943 gene encoding chloride channel protein CLC-b-like isoform X1 codes for MVEEDLNQIGGNSKYNGEADPESNTLNQPLVKANRTLSSTPLALVGTKVSHIESLNYEINENDLFKHDWRKRSKAQVLQYVFLKWTLACFVGLFTGLIATLINLAVENIAGYKLLAVGHFLSQERYATGLMVLAGANLGLTLVASVLCVFFAPTAAGPGIPEIKAYLNGVDLPNMFGATTMIVKIIGSIGAVAAGLDLGKEGPLVHIGSCIASLLGQGGTDNHRIKWRWLRYFNNDRDRRDLITCGSAAGVCAAFRSPVGGVLFALEEVATWWRSALLWRTFFSTAVVVVILREFIEICNSGKCGLFGRGGLIMFDVSHVTYTYHVTDIIPVMLIGVIGGILGSLYNHVLHKVLRLYNLINEKGKIHKVLLSLTVSLFTSVCLYGLPFLAKCKPCDPSIDEICPTNGRSGNFKQFHCPKGYYNDLATLLLTTNDDAVRNLFSSNTPNEFSMGSLWIFFVLYCILGLFTFGIATPSGLFLPIILMGAAYGRMLGSAMGSYTSIDQGLYAVLGAAALMAGSMRMTVSLCVIFLELTNNLLLLPITMIVLLIAKTVGDSFNPSIYDIILDLKGLPFLDANPEPWMRNLSVGELGDAKPPVVTLQGVEKVSKIVDVLRNTTHNAFPVLDEAEVPQVGLVTGATELHGLILRAHLVKVLKKRWFLTEKRRTEEWEVREKFPWDELAEREDNFDDVAITSSEMEMFVDLHPLTNTTPYTVMENMSVAKALVLFRQVGLRHLLIVPKIQTSGLCPVVGILTRQDLRAHNILQAFPQLEKSKGRKAN; via the exons ATGGTGGAAGAAGATTTAAACCAGATTGGTGGTAATAGTAAGTACAATGGAGAAGCAGACCCAGAGAGCAACACACTGAACCAACCTCTGGTCAAGGCTAATCGAACACTTTCTTCAACTCCACTTGCTTTGGTCGGTACCAAGGTTTCCCATATCGAGAGCTTGAACTATGa AATAAACGAGAACGATCTGTTTAAGCATGATTGGAGAAAAAGATCAAAGGCACAAGTACTTCAGTACGTATTCCTGAAATGGACATTAGCTTGTTTTGTTGGTCTTTTCACTGGTCTAATCGCCACTCTCATCAACTTAGCTGTTGAAAACATCGCTGGCTACAAGCTTCTAGCCGTTGGCCACTTCCTCAGCCAAGAAAG ATATGCTACAGGTCTGATGGTGCTTGCTGGGGCAAATTTGGGTCTTACCTTGGTGGCATCTGTGCTTTGTGTGTTCTTTGCTCCCACTGCGGCTGGACCTGGAATCCCTGAGATCAAAGCTTATCTTAATGGTGTCGATCTTCCCAACATGTTTGGTGCTACCACTATGATCGTTAAG ATCATTGGAAGCATAGGAGCGGTTGCAGCTGGACTTGATCTGGGTAAAGAGGGTCCTCTGGTTCATATTGGAAGCTGCATAGCTTCTTTGCTCGGACAAGGTGGAACAGACAACCACCGAATCAAGTGGCGATGGCTTCGTTACTTCAACAACGATAGAGACCGCAGGGATCTGATTACGTGTGGCTCAGCTGCTGGAGTCTGTGCAGCCTTCAGGTCACCTGTTGGAGGTGTGCTTTTCGCCCTTGAGGAAGTTGCCACTTGGTGGAGAAGTGCCTTGTTGTGGCGGACTTTCTTCAGCACAGCAGTCGTTGTGGTTATTCTGAGAGAGTTCATAGAGATATGCAATTCAGGCAAGTGTGGGTTGTTTGGAAGAGGAGGGCTTATCATGTTTGATGTGAGTCACGTAACTTATACTTACCATGTAACTGACATAATCCCTGTCATGTTGATTGGTGTAATCGGTGGAATTCTTGGGAGTCTCTATAATCACGTTCTGCATAAAGTTCTCCGGCTTTACAATCTCATCAACGA GAAGGGTAAGATCCACAAGGTGCTTCTCAGTCTTACGGTATCACTCTTCACATCAGTTTGCCTTTATGGCCTTCCTTTCTTGGCTAAATGCAAGCCTTGTGATCCCTCGATAGATGAGATCTGCCCGACGAATGGAAGATCCGGCAACTTCAAACAGTTCCATTGCCCAAAAGGTTACTACAATGATTTAGCTACTCTGCTTCTCACCACCAACGATGATGCTGTCAGAAACCTTTTCTCTTCCAACACTCCCAATGAGTTTAGCATGGGCTCCCTGTGGATATTCTTTGTGCTCTACTGCATCTTGGGGCTTTTCACATTTGGTATTGCAACACCATCTGGTCTTTTCCTCCCTATCATCCTCATGGGTGCTGCATATGGCCGGATGCTTGGCTCTGCAATGGGATCCTACACAAGTATTGACCAAGGGCTTTATGCTGTCCTTGGTGCAGCCGCGCTCATGGCTGGATCTATGAGAATGACTGTGTCACTCTGTGTTATATTCCTTGAACTCACCAacaatcttcttttgcttcccATTACAATGATCGTGCTTCTGATTGCCAAAACTGTGGGAGACAGCTTCAACCCAAGTATCTATGACATCATATTGGATCTAAAGGGTTTGCCTTTCTTAGATGCAAATCCAGAGCCGTGGATGAGGAACCTCAGCGTTGGTGAGCTTGGTGATGCTAAACCCCCGGTTGTAACCCTGCAAGGTGTAGAAAAGGTTTCTAAAATAGTTGATGTGCTAAGGAACACGACGCATAATGCATTCCCTGTTTTAGATGAAGCAGAGGTACCTCAAGTGGGTCTAGTAACTGGGGCTACAGAACTCCACGGGCTAATCCTGAGAGCGCACCTCGTTAAAGTTCTGAAAAAGAGATGGTTCTTGacagagaaaagaagaacagaGGAGTGGGAGGTCAGGGAAAAGTTTCCATGGGATGAATTGGCTGAAAGAGAAGACAACTTTGACGACGTGGCTATCACAAGCTCTGAAATGGAAATGTTTGTCGATCTTCATCCTCTCACCAACACAACCCCTTACACAGTCATGGAGAACATGTCTGTGGCCAAGGCTTTAGTACTATTCCGGCAAGTGGGACTCCGCCATTTGCTAATTGTTCCCAAGATTCAAACCTCAGGA TTGTGTCCTGTGGTAGGGATCTTAACCAGGCAGGATCTAAGGGCACACAACATTCTACAAGCCTTTCCTCAATTGGAAAAATCCAAAGGTAGAAAAGCAAATTGA
- the LOC104779943 gene encoding chloride channel protein CLC-b-like isoform X2 has protein sequence MVEEDLNQIGGNSKYNGEADPESNTLNQPLVKANRTLSSTPLALVGTKVSHIESLNYEINENDLFKHDWRKRSKAQVLQYVFLKWTLACFVGLFTGLIATLINLAVENIAGYKLLAVGHFLSQERYATGLMVLAGANLGLTLVASVLCVFFAPTAAGPGIPEIKAYLNGVDLPNMFGATTMIVKIIGSIGAVAAGLDLGKEGPLVHIGSCIASLLGQGGTDNHRIKWRWLRYFNNDRDRRDLITCGSAAGVCAAFRSPVGGVLFALEEVATWWRSALLWRTFFSTAVVVVILREFIEICNSGKCGLFGRGGLIMFDVSHVTYTYHVTDIIPVMLIGVIGGILGSLYNHVLHKVLRLYNLINEKDEICPTNGRSGNFKQFHCPKGYYNDLATLLLTTNDDAVRNLFSSNTPNEFSMGSLWIFFVLYCILGLFTFGIATPSGLFLPIILMGAAYGRMLGSAMGSYTSIDQGLYAVLGAAALMAGSMRMTVSLCVIFLELTNNLLLLPITMIVLLIAKTVGDSFNPSIYDIILDLKGLPFLDANPEPWMRNLSVGELGDAKPPVVTLQGVEKVSKIVDVLRNTTHNAFPVLDEAEVPQVGLVTGATELHGLILRAHLVKVLKKRWFLTEKRRTEEWEVREKFPWDELAEREDNFDDVAITSSEMEMFVDLHPLTNTTPYTVMENMSVAKALVLFRQVGLRHLLIVPKIQTSGLCPVVGILTRQDLRAHNILQAFPQLEKSKGRKAN, from the exons ATGGTGGAAGAAGATTTAAACCAGATTGGTGGTAATAGTAAGTACAATGGAGAAGCAGACCCAGAGAGCAACACACTGAACCAACCTCTGGTCAAGGCTAATCGAACACTTTCTTCAACTCCACTTGCTTTGGTCGGTACCAAGGTTTCCCATATCGAGAGCTTGAACTATGa AATAAACGAGAACGATCTGTTTAAGCATGATTGGAGAAAAAGATCAAAGGCACAAGTACTTCAGTACGTATTCCTGAAATGGACATTAGCTTGTTTTGTTGGTCTTTTCACTGGTCTAATCGCCACTCTCATCAACTTAGCTGTTGAAAACATCGCTGGCTACAAGCTTCTAGCCGTTGGCCACTTCCTCAGCCAAGAAAG ATATGCTACAGGTCTGATGGTGCTTGCTGGGGCAAATTTGGGTCTTACCTTGGTGGCATCTGTGCTTTGTGTGTTCTTTGCTCCCACTGCGGCTGGACCTGGAATCCCTGAGATCAAAGCTTATCTTAATGGTGTCGATCTTCCCAACATGTTTGGTGCTACCACTATGATCGTTAAG ATCATTGGAAGCATAGGAGCGGTTGCAGCTGGACTTGATCTGGGTAAAGAGGGTCCTCTGGTTCATATTGGAAGCTGCATAGCTTCTTTGCTCGGACAAGGTGGAACAGACAACCACCGAATCAAGTGGCGATGGCTTCGTTACTTCAACAACGATAGAGACCGCAGGGATCTGATTACGTGTGGCTCAGCTGCTGGAGTCTGTGCAGCCTTCAGGTCACCTGTTGGAGGTGTGCTTTTCGCCCTTGAGGAAGTTGCCACTTGGTGGAGAAGTGCCTTGTTGTGGCGGACTTTCTTCAGCACAGCAGTCGTTGTGGTTATTCTGAGAGAGTTCATAGAGATATGCAATTCAGGCAAGTGTGGGTTGTTTGGAAGAGGAGGGCTTATCATGTTTGATGTGAGTCACGTAACTTATACTTACCATGTAACTGACATAATCCCTGTCATGTTGATTGGTGTAATCGGTGGAATTCTTGGGAGTCTCTATAATCACGTTCTGCATAAAGTTCTCCGGCTTTACAATCTCATCAACGA GAAGG ATGAGATCTGCCCGACGAATGGAAGATCCGGCAACTTCAAACAGTTCCATTGCCCAAAAGGTTACTACAATGATTTAGCTACTCTGCTTCTCACCACCAACGATGATGCTGTCAGAAACCTTTTCTCTTCCAACACTCCCAATGAGTTTAGCATGGGCTCCCTGTGGATATTCTTTGTGCTCTACTGCATCTTGGGGCTTTTCACATTTGGTATTGCAACACCATCTGGTCTTTTCCTCCCTATCATCCTCATGGGTGCTGCATATGGCCGGATGCTTGGCTCTGCAATGGGATCCTACACAAGTATTGACCAAGGGCTTTATGCTGTCCTTGGTGCAGCCGCGCTCATGGCTGGATCTATGAGAATGACTGTGTCACTCTGTGTTATATTCCTTGAACTCACCAacaatcttcttttgcttcccATTACAATGATCGTGCTTCTGATTGCCAAAACTGTGGGAGACAGCTTCAACCCAAGTATCTATGACATCATATTGGATCTAAAGGGTTTGCCTTTCTTAGATGCAAATCCAGAGCCGTGGATGAGGAACCTCAGCGTTGGTGAGCTTGGTGATGCTAAACCCCCGGTTGTAACCCTGCAAGGTGTAGAAAAGGTTTCTAAAATAGTTGATGTGCTAAGGAACACGACGCATAATGCATTCCCTGTTTTAGATGAAGCAGAGGTACCTCAAGTGGGTCTAGTAACTGGGGCTACAGAACTCCACGGGCTAATCCTGAGAGCGCACCTCGTTAAAGTTCTGAAAAAGAGATGGTTCTTGacagagaaaagaagaacagaGGAGTGGGAGGTCAGGGAAAAGTTTCCATGGGATGAATTGGCTGAAAGAGAAGACAACTTTGACGACGTGGCTATCACAAGCTCTGAAATGGAAATGTTTGTCGATCTTCATCCTCTCACCAACACAACCCCTTACACAGTCATGGAGAACATGTCTGTGGCCAAGGCTTTAGTACTATTCCGGCAAGTGGGACTCCGCCATTTGCTAATTGTTCCCAAGATTCAAACCTCAGGA TTGTGTCCTGTGGTAGGGATCTTAACCAGGCAGGATCTAAGGGCACACAACATTCTACAAGCCTTTCCTCAATTGGAAAAATCCAAAGGTAGAAAAGCAAATTGA
- the LOC104779944 gene encoding uncharacterized protein LOC104779944, producing MHSSSVFSFSSRYPIITCRVSPPSPPVVASLPLPPPTSSSDSLACSLQCPHFQSCSGCTQEFNLHRPAVVEEASGFFKRYGVEDFTFDSCRLWGWRCRAKLAVRGSSDNALIGLYQEGTHTVVDIPECKSHHPNINAAIELLREGIKVFDVVPFDEDQGTGDLRYVQMAVTTHSTNLRAPERYKNGKVQVSLVWNSRNERSHNADKLQALSSYLWRKGGPNSKFHLIHSVWANFQTSTNNIIFGNRWRHLLGERDFWEHVGGIDISLDPSSFGQANTRAFDSLLWKLHKYVPGGSSVADLYAGAGVIGLSLATSRKCSSVKCIEVNKEARLSFEKTIQRLPNSLNCSISWHHADASVNPLSWIIGSDVVVVDPPRRGLDASLRQMLESVPSIEKRMRSSSPSSSSNAKEEKRPWILRAKELSIQAGNKLIPEENNTLPQRLIYISCGWESFKEDCKSLLSSKAWELEKAHGFNFFPGTDSIEVLAVFKRRVAIKKKKKSGIKKVGIKKVRAPK from the exons ATGCATTCGTCGAGCGTTTTCTCGTTCAGTTCTCGTTATCCAATCATAACCTGCCGCGTTTCACCTCCTTCGCCTCCCGTCGTCGCGTCTCTTCCTCTCCCGCCGCCAACAAGCTCCTCCGACTCGCTAGCTTGCTCCCTCCAATGTCCTCATTTCCAATC GTGTTCAGGTTGTACGCAGGAGTTCAATCTCCATCGTCCAGCTGTCGTCGAAGAAGCTTCAGGCTTCTTTAAGCGTTACGGCGTCGAAGATTTCACTTTCGATAGTTGTAGACTG TGGGGATGGAGATGCCGAGCAAAATTGGCCGTTCGTGGCTCTTCAGATAATGCATTGATTGGTTTGTACCAAGAGGGAACTCACACCGTTGTTGATATTCCTGAATgcaaat CTCATCATCCTAATATTAATGCTGCAATTGAGTTATTGAGAGAAG GTATTAAGGTGTTCGATGTTGTGCCATTTGATGAGGATCAGGGGACTGGGGACTTACGATATGTTCAG aTGGCTGTTACGACGCACAGTACAAATCTTCGTGCTCCAGAGAGATACAAAAATG GAAAAGTGCAGGTGTCCTTGGTTTGGAACTCGAGAAATGAGAGATCTCATAATGCAGATAAGTTGCAAGCATTGTCCAGc TACTTGTGGAGAAAGGGTGGACCCAACAGCAAGTTTCACCTGATCCATTCTGTGTGGGCTAACTTTCAGACATCAACCAACAAT ATAATCTTTGGAAACAGATGGAGGCATCTTTTAGGTGAGAGAGATTTCTGGGAACATGTAGGAGGGATTGACATATCCTTGGATCCTTCCAGTTTTGGCCAGGCAAATACACGG GCTTTTGATAGCTTACTTTGGAAACTGCATAAGTATGTTCCTGGTGGATCATCTGTTGCCGATCTATATGCAGGAGCTGGAGTGATTGGATTATCGTTAGCTACATCGAGGAAATGCAG CTCTGTCAAATGCATTGAGGTTAACAAAGAAGCAAGGCTGTCTTTTGAGAAAACAATCCAGCGATTGCCTAACTCATTGAATTGCAGCATCAGTTGGCACCATGCAGATGCTTCAGTT AACCCCCTTTCATGGATTATAGGGTCAGATGTAGTCGTTGTGGATCCTCCTAGGAGAGGTTTGGATGCTTCTCTCCGTCAGATGTTAGAGTCTGTCCCCTCCATTGAGAAAAGAATGAGGTCTTCATCACCAAG TTCAAGCTCGAATGCAAAAGAGGAGAAGAGGCCATGGATTTTAAGGGCAAAGGAACTTTCAATTCAAGCTGGCAACAAGCTGATCCCTGAGGAGAATAATACACTACCGCAAAGACTCATATATATAAGCTGTGGTTGGGAAAGCTTTAAGGAG GACTGCAAGTCGTTATTATCTAGCAAAGCGTGGGAATTGGAAAAAGCCCATGGCTTCAACTTCTTTCCCGGAACCGATAG CATTGAAGTTTTGGCTGTCTTCAAAAGAAGGGTTGCtatcaagaaaaagaagaaatcggGAATAAAAAAAGTGGGAATAAAGAAAGTGCGTGCGCCTAAGTAG
- the LOC104779945 gene encoding uridine kinase-like protein 2, chloroplastic, giving the protein MPEDSTLIDYVMEKASGPHFSGLRLDGLLSSPSKSSVSSPSHFRLSNSSFSATDDPAAPHQPFVIGVTGGTASGKTTVCDMIIQQLHDHRIVLVNQDSFYRGLTSEELEHVQEYNFDHPDAFDTEQLLHCVNTLKSGQPYQIPIYDFKTHQRKLDAFRQVNACDVIILEGILVFHDSRVRDLMNMKIFVDTDADVRLARRIRRDTVERGRDVDSVLEQYAKFVKPAFDDFVLPSKKYADVIIPRGGDNHVAVDLIVQHIHTKLGQHDLCKIYPNVFVIESTFQIRGMHTLIREKDISKHDFVFYSDRLIRLVVEHGLGHLPFTEKQVVTPTGSVYSGVDFCKKLCGVSVIRSGESMENALRACCKGIKIGKILIHRDGDNGMQLIYEKLPSDISERHVLLLDPVLGTGNSANQAIELLIQKGVPESHIIFLNLISAPEGIHCVCKRFPKLKIVTSEIDQCLNEEFRVIPGLGEFGDRYFGTDE; this is encoded by the exons ATGCCGGAAGATTCAACGTTGATTGACTATGTCATGGAGAAGGCATCGGGGCCTCACTTCTCCGGTCTTCGCCTCGACggtcttctctcttctccgtcGAAATCATCcgtctcttctccttctcactTTCGTTTGAGTAATTCTTCTTTTTCCGCTACCGACGATCCCGCCGCTCCTCATCAGCCCTTCGTTATCG GAGTTACTGGTGGTACCGCTTCTGGTAAGACGACGGTGTGTGACATGATAATCCAGCAACTTCATGATCATCGCATTGTTCTAGTTAACCAG GATTCCTTTTACCGTGGTCTGACATCTGAAGAACTGGAGCATGTACAAGAATACAATTTTGATCATCCTG ATGCGTTTGATACTGAGCAGCTTTTGCATTGCGTTAACACACTCAAGAGTGGGCAACCGTATCAGATTCCAATTTACGACTTCAAGACTCACCAACGTAAATTAGATGCGTTCCGTCAG GTCAATGCTTGTGATGTCATTATTTTGGAAGGGATTCTAGTTTTCCATGACTCGCGAGTTCGAGACCTGATGAATATGAAGATCTTCGTTGACACAG ATGCTGATGTGAGGCTTGCTCGCAGAATCAGACGTGACACGGTTGAGAGGGGTAGGGATGTTGATTCTGTGCTTGAACAG TATGCAAAGTTTGTAAAACCCGCGTTTGATGATTTTGTCCTCCCGTCAAAGAAATATGCTGATGTGATCATTCCCCGAGGAGGTGACAATCACGTTGCAGTTGATTTGATTGTGCAACATATCCACACAAAACTTGGGCAACATGATCTCTGCAAAATCTACccaaatgtttttgttatcGAATCAACATTTCAG ATAAGAGGCATGCATACACTTATTCGAGAGAAGGACATATCAAAACATGACTTTGTGTTTTACTCAGATCGCCTCATTCGTTTG GTTGTGGAGCATGGTCTTGGCCATTTGCCATTCACTGAGAAACAAGTGGTTACTCCAACAG GATCGGTGTATAGCGGTGTTGACTTCTGCAAGAAACTTTGTGGGGTCTCAGTCATTAGAAG TGGTGAAAGCATGGAAAACGCATTACGCGCGTGTTGTAAAGGGATTAAGATAGGGAAGATTCTCATCCATCGTGATGGCGACAATGGAATGCAG CTTATATACGAGAAGCTTCCAAGTGATATATCCGAGCGCCATGTCCTGCTTCTAGATCCTGTTTTAGGCACAG GTAACTCTGCAAATCAGGCGATAGAACTACTAATACAGAAAGGAGTGCCTGAATCCCACATTATATTCCTCAATCTCATCTCG GCACCAGAGGGAATCCATTGCGTCTGCAAACGCTTTCCAAAGTTGAAGATTGTGACGTCAGAAATAGATCAGTGTCTGAACGAAGAGTTCAGGGTCATACCAGGCTTGGGTGAGTTTGGTGATCGGTACTTTGGAACTGACGAGTAG
- the LOC104779946 gene encoding mavicyanin-like: protein MKMQAVLVILVFSGLVSVQKTLAAQHVIGGSQGWEQSVDFDSWSSDQSFKVGDQLVFKYSGLHSVVELGSETAYKSCDLGTPVNSLSSGNDVLKLSKTGTRYFACGTVGHCEQGMKIKVNVASSDSKSSSSPGSGSDSGSGSGSGSESSSGHGLRASVGYIFVVGSLVIGLIWAY from the exons ATGAAAATGCAAGCAGTTCTTGTTATCCTGGTTTTCTCCGGTTTAGTCTCGGTACAGAAAACGCTAGCAGCGCAACATGTGATCGGAGGTAGCCAAGGCTGGGAACAATCCGTTGATTTTGATTCTTGGTCATCCGATCAATCTTTCAAAGTCGGCGACCAACTTG TTTTTAAGTATTCAGGACTACATAGCGTTGTAGAGCTAGGAAGCGAAACGGCATACAAGAGTTGTGACCTGGGAACACCTGTCAATTCCTTGAGCTCTGGAAACGACGTCCTTAAGCTTTCTAAAACCGGTACTCGTTATTTCGCTTGTGGAACCGTTGGCCATTGCGAGCAAGGCATGAAGATTAAAGTCAACGTTGCCTCTTCTGACTCAAaatcatcttcctctcctggttcgggttcggattcaGGGTcaggttcgggttcgggttcggaaTCTAGTTCGGGTCATGGATTACGTGCTTCCGTTGGATACATTTTCGTTGTTGGATCTTTGGTTATTGGTCTTATTTGGGCTTACTGA